A single genomic interval of Eleutherodactylus coqui strain aEleCoq1 chromosome 3, aEleCoq1.hap1, whole genome shotgun sequence harbors:
- the PDC gene encoding phosducin yields the protein MEDTQSLEEETDFEASAMNTGPKGVIHDWRKFKLVSEDQEAVPANRKEILRQMSSPYKSPSKEEKDTREKFTRKMSMQEYELTQDKEDENCLQKYRKQCMQDMHQKLSFGPKYGCLYDLKSGNEFLEAIEKERKSTTVIVHIFSDDIKPCEALNNCLTCLALEYPTVKFCKIKSADTGAGERFSREVLPTILVYKAGELISNFINVSENLNEEFFAGDVEAFLNEYGLLPEREIQGIACEDGEGDIE from the exons GCCCAAAAGGTGTCATACATGACTGGAGAAAGTTCAAGCTGGTCAGTGAAGACCAAGAGGCAGTACCTGCAAACAGAAAGGAAATTCTTCGGCAAATGTCTTCTCCTTACAAGTCACCAAGCAAAGAAGAAAAGGATACAAGAGAGAAATTCACTCGGAAG ATGAGTATGCAAGAATATGAACTAACCCAGGACAAGGAGGATGAAAACTGTCTACAAAAGTACCGCAAACAATGCATGCAGGACATGCACCAGAAGTTGAGTTTCGGCCCTAAATATGGGTGTCTATATGATTTGAAAAGTGGGAATGAATTTTTAGAAGCAATTGAGAAAGAGCGAAAAAGCACTACAGTAATAGTTCATATTTTTTCAGATGATATCAAACCTTGTGAGGCACTGAATAATTGTTTAACTTGCCTTGCGTTAGAGTACCCAACAGTGAAGTTCTGTAAAATTAAGTCAGCAGATACAGGAGCTGGGGAACGGTTCTCCAGAGAAGTCCTCCCAACCATACTGGTCTATAAGGCAGGAGAACTTATTAGTAACTTCATCAATGTTTCTGAAAACTTGAATGAGGAATTTTTTGCTGGGGATGTGGAGGCTTTTCTTAATGAATACGGTCTTTTGCCTGAGCGAGAAATTCAAGGCATAGCATGTGAGGATGGGGAAGGCGATATTGAATAA